A genome region from Polyodon spathula isolate WHYD16114869_AA chromosome 19, ASM1765450v1, whole genome shotgun sequence includes the following:
- the LOC121294271 gene encoding 7-dehydrocholesterol reductase-like, giving the protein MAASQSSGTTKRRNKNVSNGVNGSEKEQLGQWGRAWEVDWFSLISVILLLCFAPFIVFYFVMACDQYDCSVTEPVADLYTGKSSLPDIWNRAPSFTWTAAKIYSIWVTFQIVLYMCLPDLCHKFLPGYVGGVQEGARTPAGTVNNYEVNGLQCWIVTHAVWFANAYYFKWFSPTIIFDNWIPLLWCANILGYSVSTFAFIKAYLFPTNAKDCKFTGNFFYNYMMGVEFNPRIGSWFDFKLFFNGRPGIIAWTLINLSYAAKQQELYGRVTNSMILVNVLQGIYVLDFFWNEAWYLKTIDICHDHFGWYLGWGDCVWLPFLYTLQGLYLVYNPVQLSTSNVVGVLLLGLVGYYIFRMTNHQKDLFRRTDGNCKIWGRKPAYIECSYTSVDGTKHQSKLMISGFWGVARHFNYTGDLMGSLSYCLACGFGHLLPYFYIIYMTILLVHRCIRDEHRCSSKYGTGWKRYTDAVPCRILPAIF; this is encoded by the exons ATGGCTGCCTCCCAGTCATCGGGCACCACTAAACGGAGGAACAAGAATGTGTCAAACGGGGTGAATGGCAGTGAGAAGGAGCAGCTAGGACAATGGGGCAGAGCCTG ggAGGTGGACTGGTTCTCGCTGATCAGTGTCATCTTGTTGCTGTGTTTCGCTCCCTTCATAGTGTTCTATTTTGTGATGGCCTGTGACCAGTACGACTGCTCTGTGACTGAGCCCGTAGCCGACTTGTACACAGGGAAATCCAGTCTACCAGATATCTGGAATCGGGCGCCTTCCTTCACCTGGACTGCTGCAAAAATCTACTCCATCTGGGTTACCTTTCAG ATAGTGCTGTACATGTGCCTTCCAGATTTGTGTCACAAGTTTCTGCCAGGATATGTGGGCGGGGTTCAAGAAGGTGCACGCACCCCGGCAG GCACAGTAAATAACTACGAGGTCAATGGCTTACAGTGCTGGATTGTAACTCACGCTGTTTGGTTTGCAAATGCCTACTACTTCAAATGGTTTTCCCCTACTATCATTTTCGATAACTGGATTCCACTGCTTTGGTGCGCCAATATCTTGGGCTATTCTGTCTccacttttgcttttattaaggCGTACTTGTTTCCCACAAATGCAAAAGACTG CAAATTCACTGGGAACTTCTTCTACAATTACATGATGGGAGTGGAGTTTAATCCCAGGATTGGGAGCTGGTTCGATTTTAAGCTCTTCTTCAACGGACGCCCTGGAATCATAGCCTGGACCCTCATCAACCTCTCCTATGCAGCCAAACAGCAGGAGCTCTACGGTCGGGTGACCAACTCCATGATCCTGGTCAACGTTCTCCAG GGTATTTACGTGTTGGATTTCTTTTGGAATGAAGCCTGGTACCTGAAAACCATTGACATCTGCCATGATCATTTTGGGTGGTACCTTGGTTGGGGAGACTGTGTGTGGCTCCCCTTCCTCTACACGCTCCAG GGACTGTACCTGGTCTACAATCCAGTCCAGCTTTCTACTTCTAATGTTGTTGGAGTCCTACTCTTGGGCCTCGTCGGCTACTATATCTTCAGGATGACCAATCATCAGAAGGACCTGTTTCGCCGCACTGACGGCAACTGCAAGATCTGGGGCAGGAAACCAGCGTACATTGAGTGCTCCTACACCTCTGTCGACGGCACGAAACACCAGAGCAAGCTCATGATCTCTGGCTTCTGGGGGGTGGCGCGCCATTTCAATTACACCGGTGACCTGATGGGGTCCCTGTCCTACTGCCTGGCCTGTGGTTTCGGCCACCTCCTTCCTTATTTCTACATCATCTACATGACAATCCTGCTGGTGCACCGTTGTATCCGTGACGAACACCGCTGCTCCAGCAAGTACGGCACAGGCTGGAAGCGCTACACAGACGCAGTGCCCTGTCGGATTTTACCTGCCATTTTCTAG